A genomic window from Sphingobacterium spiritivorum includes:
- a CDS encoding TonB-dependent receptor gives MNKLLRLLFFCLLYLSGTASYAQSLFSVEGIILNENDQPVPGATIKLDPSNLATTTDTEGHFKLSNVKSGNYELQIKAFGYSKYQSVVLVKNQSLDVGQIKLSSKSESIDEVSVYGRYYQQYKLDSISGSLRLKTPILELPQNIQIISADLMADQQVFDIVDGITRNISGATRQGHWDNQYANLRMRGSKIPAFRNGMNIEASWGPTAEDASMIERIEFVKGPAGFMLANGEPGGFYNVVTKKPSGHTKGSASFNMGSFSTYRGALDFDGKLSKDGKLLYRLNVAGQQKDYFTKYNYSNRVVVAPVLTYKIDDATSLTVEYTYQGSTYLTNGNYTFSPKQYADPGIANDFFYGDPSFEPSKIKDHSAYVYFDHQLNKNWKLHAQVAYFNFNMIANSTWLNYMKPNGDMPRNLSIADEAGENRFAQFSFTGEEKTGGVRHRLLFGGDFGNKKFWGDFRTLLDSIPFASLNVYDPKYGIPGAVLPAIDRSKSVKLRAGGSNYVSSVSYTSFYAHDEMAFFNDQLRLSLGLRFTNAETVGKTNAADVKDNVWSPRAGLSYSIDKSMSVYALYDQSFVPVAGVDWEGNAFKPIRGNNIEAGVKKEWFGGRWISTISAYSIRRENSLVTDPDPNHVVNGQTFQAQLGETKSKGIELDITGEILKGLNVNANYALTDSKISKASDESTIGNITPNTAKHTANAWVQYRIQNGTLKGFGLMGSVQTMFDRAVGTTKESNFKNYVRTDGGLSYQKGKYNISLLVNNLLDNRKLLTAGSFSKANAATLAKGGVDYYSYIVEARRNMRLGITYKF, from the coding sequence ATGAATAAACTATTACGTTTGTTATTTTTTTGTCTTCTTTATCTGAGTGGCACGGCATCTTATGCTCAAAGCCTGTTTTCAGTTGAAGGAATAATTTTAAATGAAAATGATCAGCCTGTCCCCGGAGCTACGATCAAACTGGATCCTTCAAATCTGGCAACAACAACAGATACCGAAGGCCACTTTAAACTGTCCAATGTGAAATCCGGCAATTATGAATTACAAATAAAAGCCTTTGGATACAGTAAGTATCAGTCTGTTGTATTGGTTAAAAATCAATCGCTGGATGTAGGACAAATCAAACTATCTTCAAAATCGGAGTCTATTGACGAAGTCTCTGTTTACGGAAGATATTATCAGCAATATAAACTGGACAGTATTTCAGGTTCACTCCGTTTAAAAACTCCTATTCTGGAATTGCCTCAGAATATACAGATCATATCGGCAGATCTTATGGCAGATCAGCAGGTGTTTGATATTGTAGATGGTATTACACGTAATATCAGCGGTGCTACACGTCAAGGACACTGGGATAATCAATATGCCAATCTGAGAATGCGCGGATCGAAAATTCCGGCATTTAGAAATGGTATGAATATAGAAGCATCCTGGGGACCTACAGCTGAGGATGCGTCTATGATAGAGCGTATTGAGTTTGTAAAAGGTCCTGCAGGCTTTATGTTGGCAAATGGCGAGCCGGGCGGATTTTATAACGTGGTGACCAAAAAACCTTCAGGTCACACGAAAGGATCTGCAAGTTTCAATATGGGGAGCTTCAGCACATATCGTGGTGCGCTGGATTTTGATGGTAAACTTAGTAAAGATGGTAAATTGTTGTACCGTCTCAACGTAGCCGGACAACAGAAGGATTATTTTACCAAATACAACTACAGCAATCGTGTTGTAGTTGCACCGGTATTGACTTATAAGATTGATGATGCGACTTCACTGACAGTAGAGTATACTTATCAGGGATCTACTTATCTGACGAATGGCAACTATACCTTCTCTCCAAAACAATATGCAGATCCGGGCATTGCCAATGATTTCTTCTATGGTGATCCGTCCTTTGAACCGAGTAAGATCAAAGATCACAGCGCCTATGTGTATTTTGACCACCAGTTAAATAAAAACTGGAAACTACATGCTCAGGTTGCTTATTTCAATTTCAATATGATTGCAAACAGTACCTGGTTAAACTACATGAAACCTAACGGTGACATGCCACGCAATCTGAGTATTGCTGATGAGGCAGGAGAGAACAGATTTGCTCAGTTTTCATTCACTGGAGAGGAAAAGACAGGAGGAGTAAGACACCGTTTGTTATTCGGAGGAGACTTTGGAAACAAAAAATTCTGGGGTGACTTCAGAACATTACTGGATTCTATTCCGTTTGCTTCCCTTAATGTTTACGATCCTAAATACGGTATTCCGGGAGCTGTCTTACCAGCTATAGACAGGTCTAAAAGTGTGAAATTGAGAGCCGGAGGAAGTAACTATGTATCTTCTGTCTCTTACACCTCATTCTATGCACATGATGAAATGGCCTTTTTCAATGATCAACTTCGTCTTTCATTAGGTTTACGATTCACAAATGCGGAGACTGTGGGTAAGACTAATGCTGCTGACGTGAAGGACAATGTATGGAGTCCGCGTGCCGGGTTGAGTTATTCTATCGACAAATCGATGAGTGTATATGCCTTGTATGATCAGTCATTTGTTCCTGTAGCGGGTGTAGATTGGGAAGGAAATGCATTTAAGCCGATCAGAGGTAATAATATTGAGGCAGGAGTAAAAAAAGAGTGGTTTGGAGGGCGTTGGATTTCGACAATAAGTGCTTACTCTATCAGAAGAGAAAATTCACTCGTAACAGATCCGGATCCGAATCACGTGGTTAACGGACAGACTTTCCAGGCACAGTTAGGCGAAACAAAATCTAAAGGAATTGAATTGGATATTACCGGAGAAATTTTAAAAGGATTAAATGTCAATGCCAACTATGCACTGACCGACTCTAAAATATCGAAAGCAAGTGACGAATCAACAATAGGAAACATTACACCAAATACAGCGAAACATACAGCTAATGCCTGGGTGCAATACCGTATCCAAAACGGAACATTGAAAGGATTTGGTCTGATGGGAAGTGTTCAGACAATGTTTGACAGAGCTGTAGGTACTACAAAAGAATCAAACTTCAAAAACTATGTACGTACGGATGGAGGCCTGAGTTATCAAAAAGGAAAATACAATATTTCCTTATTGGTGAACAACCTGCTGGATAACAGAAAACTACTGACTGCAGGATCTTTTTCAAAAGCCAATGCAGCAACCCTTGCCAAGGGAGGAGTTGATTATTACAGCTACATCGTAGAAGCAAGACGTAATATGCGTCTTGGTATTACTTACAAATTCTAG
- a CDS encoding TetR/AcrR family transcriptional regulator — MKIKEQILTVGEELLIEKGYNAFSYADIAKTVQIKTSSIHYYYPTKTDLGIAIVEKYINNFKDIHLRQQGLDAGKRLRALFDYYLKLISNNKICLIGTLASDSNSLEGILKEKAKEFCDVILMHTMETLKLGVENKEFKNIADVENKAIELLSSLMGLAQVGRLYSRKRVEVVMLQIIDHLKY, encoded by the coding sequence ATGAAAATAAAAGAACAGATCCTGACGGTGGGAGAGGAACTCCTTATCGAAAAAGGCTATAATGCTTTCAGCTATGCTGACATTGCTAAAACAGTTCAGATAAAAACATCATCTATACATTACTATTATCCAACTAAAACAGACTTAGGAATTGCAATCGTAGAAAAGTATATCAATAATTTCAAAGATATACATCTCAGACAGCAGGGCTTAGATGCCGGCAAGAGACTTCGTGCATTATTTGATTATTATTTGAAGCTTATTTCAAATAATAAAATATGCCTGATAGGAACGCTGGCATCAGACAGCAATTCTTTGGAAGGTATATTAAAAGAAAAAGCAAAAGAATTTTGTGATGTAATCCTCATGCATACTATGGAGACGCTGAAACTAGGAGTGGAGAATAAGGAATTTAAGAATATAGCGGATGTTGAAAACAAGGCTATTGAGTTATTATCTTCTTTAATGGGGCTTGCTCAGGTTGGAAGGCTATATTCCAGAAAGCGTGTTGAGGTGGTTATGCTGCAGATTATAGATCATTTAAAATATTAG
- a CDS encoding DUF4442 domain-containing protein: protein MSFYQKLSKVGSKYIGLPKLLKWGFNLSPMYRRSTARIQSVSADLLTIVIKLPLSYKNKNYMGTIFGGSMFSAVDPIPMVQLINLLGHRYVIWDKSAEISFRRPGNVDLYADFEYSQEELNNIEANVRTHQEIEITKVTQLTDKNKSTVYCEVRKTIYIADKEFFRNKRAAKGHK, encoded by the coding sequence ATGTCATTCTATCAGAAATTATCCAAAGTTGGCTCTAAATATATAGGGCTTCCAAAACTATTAAAATGGGGCTTCAATTTATCGCCCATGTACAGAAGAAGTACAGCCCGTATTCAGTCTGTATCTGCGGATCTCTTAACTATAGTGATCAAACTTCCGCTTAGCTATAAGAATAAGAACTATATGGGAACGATTTTTGGCGGAAGTATGTTTTCGGCTGTAGATCCTATCCCTATGGTACAACTTATAAATCTGTTGGGCCACCGTTATGTAATCTGGGACAAATCTGCTGAAATATCTTTCAGACGACCCGGCAATGTAGATCTTTATGCAGATTTTGAATATTCACAAGAAGAGCTAAATAATATTGAAGCCAATGTCAGGACGCATCAGGAGATAGAAATAACCAAAGTAACCCAACTGACTGATAAGAATAAATCAACCGTTTACTGCGAGGTACGAAAGACCATCTATATTGCTGACAAAGAATTTTTCAGGAACAAAAGAGCGGCGAAAGGTCATAAATAG
- a CDS encoding DoxX family protein: protein MKLLILLFTAFFIALLGAKFMYGFWDFVFAGNLGMSVFIIFTGLSHFRFQKGMAMMMPDYIPAKMFFVYLTGILEIAAGIGLMIPQLRALTALLLIIFFVVVFIANVNSSRKMINIFKADYTGPGMNYLYAQRLPMQLILIGWTWYFGLYLK from the coding sequence ATGAAATTATTAATCCTTTTGTTTACCGCCTTTTTTATCGCTTTGCTGGGTGCAAAATTTATGTATGGATTTTGGGATTTTGTCTTTGCCGGAAACCTGGGTATGAGTGTATTTATCATTTTTACAGGATTATCACATTTTAGATTTCAAAAAGGAATGGCTATGATGATGCCCGATTATATACCGGCAAAAATGTTTTTTGTATATCTCACCGGTATTCTGGAAATCGCAGCCGGTATAGGGTTGATGATCCCGCAGTTACGCGCTCTGACAGCTTTATTACTTATTATTTTTTTCGTAGTGGTGTTTATAGCTAATGTCAATTCTTCCAGGAAGATGATCAATATTTTCAAAGCCGATTACACAGGTCCCGGCATGAATTATCTGTATGCGCAAAGGCTTCCTATGCAATTGATCCTTATTGGATGGACCTGGTATTTCGGGCTTTACTTAAAATAA
- a CDS encoding DUF4303 domain-containing protein has product MSKSNDKIKLSEEEAVKIIVDLDQIVVSLDKIKSHFAEYSDFQKHDKTLSDYIINEKVNQTLAQIRGLISSKFLLSVGEDDMDDLERACSTNRYWCPESKETIVPTNLENWHKRNLPVLSGSIVNEFDFFYQLFSKKEQSMYAFALILDNDCLTAYSAVSTTESLKKIHKNKEWDAPEWCFCVSQDAVKEGVDTFTRLLLDRYRKDIVPLFQQGFDYAPERQKNLQLFTDALRIAKQELVKKYGNEIEEMAFYLSIPGEPIVEKNSVLAINNEGNTKVKELLDSLYI; this is encoded by the coding sequence ATGAGTAAAAGCAATGATAAAATAAAACTGAGTGAAGAAGAAGCTGTGAAAATAATCGTAGATCTCGATCAGATTGTCGTTTCACTTGACAAAATCAAGAGTCATTTTGCAGAATACAGCGATTTTCAAAAACATGACAAAACACTTAGTGACTATATCATAAATGAAAAAGTAAATCAGACATTGGCACAAATCAGAGGTTTAATATCCTCTAAATTTTTACTGAGTGTTGGTGAGGATGACATGGATGATCTGGAAAGAGCTTGCAGCACCAATAGATATTGGTGTCCGGAAAGTAAAGAAACTATTGTTCCGACAAATCTTGAGAATTGGCATAAAAGAAATCTTCCGGTTTTATCCGGTTCAATTGTAAATGAATTCGATTTTTTCTATCAGCTTTTCAGTAAGAAAGAACAGAGCATGTATGCTTTTGCCTTGATACTGGACAATGATTGTCTTACCGCTTATTCAGCCGTTTCTACAACCGAAAGCTTAAAGAAAATCCATAAAAATAAAGAATGGGATGCTCCTGAATGGTGTTTTTGTGTTAGCCAGGACGCTGTAAAAGAAGGTGTAGACACTTTTACCAGATTGCTTTTGGATCGCTATAGAAAGGATATTGTGCCGTTATTTCAGCAAGGTTTTGATTATGCACCCGAAAGGCAAAAAAATCTGCAGTTATTTACAGATGCCCTGCGCATTGCGAAACAGGAACTGGTGAAAAAATATGGAAATGAAATAGAAGAAATGGCTTTTTACCTCAGCATACCGGGAGAGCCAATTGTAGAAAAGAACAGTGTATTAGCCATCAATAATGAAGGCAACACGAAAGTAAAAGAACTATTGGATAGTCTATATATTTAG
- a CDS encoding DUF4303 domain-containing protein, whose translation MNLDFEKLAIQIEAATRKSFQEIVANHAAENIYAFALYSDEGAMTVCPATNTMDFLATRPQDDLTYYTFEPAEWCYEGSRPGDGFSAISHQLYEAIEAIEEDQEDEYDDENDEEFEEFQQTLYQTCFEVLLKLKQEDFFKNLVGKDIFLMFSVNDYEFDRDKLREIIILLNDNPYQQEYLDWMKTWRK comes from the coding sequence ATGAATTTAGATTTTGAGAAATTAGCCATACAGATTGAAGCTGCAACCCGAAAATCTTTTCAGGAAATTGTGGCTAATCATGCCGCTGAAAATATTTATGCTTTTGCATTATATAGCGACGAAGGTGCTATGACGGTTTGCCCGGCAACCAATACGATGGATTTTTTAGCCACCAGACCTCAGGACGACTTGACCTATTATACATTTGAGCCAGCAGAATGGTGCTATGAAGGTAGCAGACCTGGCGATGGATTCTCTGCAATATCCCATCAATTGTATGAAGCAATCGAAGCAATTGAAGAGGATCAGGAAGACGAATATGATGACGAGAATGACGAGGAATTCGAAGAGTTTCAGCAAACCTTGTATCAAACCTGTTTTGAGGTTTTACTCAAATTAAAACAGGAAGACTTCTTTAAAAATCTTGTTGGAAAAGATATTTTCTTAATGTTTTCCGTCAATGATTATGAGTTTGACCGAGATAAGCTGAGAGAGATAATTATTTTACTCAATGATAATCCGTATCAGCAGGAATATCTGGACTGGATGAAAACATGGCGCAAATAA
- a CDS encoding DUF4274 domain-containing protein translates to MDQLGELINDKTSEELHYLATRHNWDNGVKVLQRIIESSVCSEATALELFWLAQPQDFQQYKLDIVLQDEYLNEVFMLLKTILRNYPDSFYQKTAIQFDPAPFYENELTVPDWIFQKTNGEDSYVYYEEDDIEDWFDTDWKSNIQRAESAIELFNIAWFMDEPEQAALILKHPLCDKGIAVLIFWRLYNECAVYTETNGKLKEIIHDILNNAYPEVLSYDPKTDEKVDYKKTKIVWEIPEIFRKAV, encoded by the coding sequence ATGGATCAATTAGGAGAGCTGATTAATGATAAGACTTCGGAAGAATTACATTACCTCGCCACTCGTCACAATTGGGACAATGGTGTGAAAGTTTTACAACGGATTATAGAAAGTTCTGTTTGCAGTGAAGCGACCGCTCTGGAGTTATTCTGGCTGGCACAGCCACAGGATTTTCAGCAATATAAATTGGATATAGTGTTACAGGATGAATACCTGAACGAAGTGTTTATGTTGCTGAAAACAATTTTAAGGAACTATCCTGATAGCTTTTATCAAAAAACAGCTATTCAGTTTGATCCGGCACCATTTTATGAAAATGAACTTACAGTTCCGGATTGGATTTTTCAGAAAACCAATGGTGAAGACAGCTATGTATATTATGAAGAAGATGACATTGAAGATTGGTTTGATACGGATTGGAAAAGTAATATCCAGCGTGCAGAATCTGCGATTGAATTATTCAATATAGCCTGGTTTATGGACGAACCAGAACAGGCAGCGTTGATTTTAAAGCATCCGTTATGTGATAAAGGAATTGCAGTTCTGATATTTTGGAGATTATACAACGAATGTGCTGTATATACCGAAACAAACGGGAAGCTAAAAGAGATAATTCATGATATTCTGAACAATGCTTATCCTGAGGTACTGAGCTATGATCCTAAAACGGATGAAAAAGTTGATTACAAGAAGACGAAAATCGTCTGGGAGATTCCCGAAATATTTAGAAAAGCGGTCTAA
- a CDS encoding toxin-antitoxin system YwqK family antitoxin, with the protein MKYFFLLILGQFPLLLFAQDTLYFDRDWKQTTRDKHEFYRLLPMKRSGELVFIQDFYKNGRMQMQGYALASDEQFYVGDSYWYDEDGMDKELKQSVNKSSIKELVYYHPDGSLWQKIDYSSSGRKEKISVYLKNKVISTGLISEDNVLSGVFSPNAPQLYYDEIHIESNPMIDSADVLTDGEESLIDSAAVVVDGEEPTMVEPIPVIVSPAKVNYTEILYWSHGQKAREFTYGDYGSLIKSKYYSEKGQLIDEFSGNESGTSFTYYKRNGFAVAIKTKDVRTPGDDAVRIETEYNLKGQLTKRSTFREGELAEVILYDEGKQQSVQKYKDGEPFDGFFTNERWNKVTSYQLVNGQRVGKEETRNMETGDIFASGIYKDGEPFEGYFYTGEEDYLLLHYQNGKQDGVQQQFVDSESTRLQEEYEMKAGKRDGFRRIYRDGTVEFESEYRNDVPVSGTIVDDGAQSIYENGAIVKKIIFPEYNMDNPSSIENYSNNKMTSIEYFDFTISEDPQESYVGEYKDGKPFDGYFKSDTLIDNIQLISYYEQGTLKYKYSFELLEQLENYMHYTYDRKSEYVNGKIVNGPEYKLADRYAMITSHYESGKITAFDVNVFAMHYFNRIIFKYSNDKLSISEMTTPLRIVASVKDKNIVAELWKDDTLIKKSRGITMPEEGSRNSITRFYVDNQQIKKYIMAVDTLDEQIDEEDSNSLVSKLFYQFPVENNTDLENVFKRFYNNFNQEDLNRVFEMSINENFPINETNYLGDLQYDENAKAVMGLRIIQQPDNTVLVETIVNGKLKATNKFKSVAALLENDRAELKKLEHKMLNEY; encoded by the coding sequence ATGAAATATTTCTTTTTACTTATACTGGGGCAATTTCCCCTTTTATTGTTTGCGCAGGATACGCTGTATTTTGACAGAGACTGGAAGCAGACAACACGTGATAAGCATGAATTTTACCGCTTATTACCTATGAAACGCTCCGGTGAACTGGTATTTATACAGGATTTCTATAAGAACGGACGTATGCAGATGCAAGGTTATGCTCTGGCCAGCGATGAACAATTTTATGTAGGGGATTCATACTGGTATGATGAAGATGGCATGGACAAAGAACTAAAACAGTCTGTCAACAAGAGCAGTATAAAAGAACTAGTCTATTATCATCCGGATGGAAGCTTATGGCAAAAAATTGATTATAGTAGTAGTGGCAGGAAAGAAAAGATAAGTGTTTATCTCAAGAATAAAGTTATTTCAACGGGTCTTATAAGTGAAGACAATGTATTGTCCGGTGTTTTTAGTCCAAATGCTCCGCAATTGTATTATGATGAAATCCATATAGAATCTAATCCTATGATAGATTCTGCTGATGTACTGACTGATGGTGAGGAATCTTTAATAGATTCTGCTGCTGTAGTAGTTGATGGAGAAGAACCTACAATGGTAGAACCTATACCTGTTATTGTCAGCCCTGCAAAAGTAAATTATACTGAAATCCTATACTGGTCGCATGGTCAGAAAGCACGAGAGTTTACCTATGGAGATTACGGAAGTTTGATCAAAAGTAAGTATTACAGTGAAAAGGGACAGTTGATCGATGAGTTTTCAGGAAATGAATCCGGCACCTCATTCACGTATTATAAACGAAATGGTTTTGCTGTGGCTATAAAAACAAAAGATGTTCGTACACCAGGCGACGATGCCGTAAGAATCGAAACTGAATATAATCTGAAAGGACAATTAACTAAAAGATCCACTTTCCGTGAAGGAGAACTGGCTGAGGTCATCCTTTATGATGAAGGAAAGCAGCAGTCGGTACAGAAGTATAAAGATGGTGAGCCTTTTGATGGTTTCTTCACAAATGAACGTTGGAACAAAGTAACGTCATATCAGCTTGTCAACGGACAAAGGGTAGGAAAGGAAGAAACGCGTAATATGGAAACAGGAGATATATTTGCATCGGGAATATATAAAGATGGTGAACCCTTTGAAGGTTATTTTTATACAGGAGAAGAGGATTATCTGCTTTTACACTATCAAAATGGAAAGCAGGATGGCGTACAGCAGCAATTTGTGGACTCAGAATCTACCCGTCTGCAGGAAGAATACGAAATGAAAGCCGGAAAACGCGATGGATTCAGACGGATTTACAGAGACGGAACAGTGGAATTTGAGAGCGAATACCGCAACGATGTACCCGTTTCAGGCACCATAGTAGATGACGGTGCGCAGTCTATATATGAAAATGGTGCAATCGTCAAGAAGATCATATTTCCGGAATACAACATGGACAATCCTTCGTCAATCGAGAATTACAGCAATAATAAAATGACAAGTATAGAATATTTTGATTTTACCATTTCTGAAGATCCTCAGGAATCCTATGTGGGTGAGTATAAGGATGGAAAGCCCTTTGACGGATATTTCAAGTCAGATACACTGATCGATAATATTCAATTGATCAGTTACTATGAGCAGGGTACATTAAAATATAAGTATTCCTTTGAACTGCTGGAACAGCTGGAAAATTATATGCATTATACATATGACCGCAAATCGGAATATGTAAACGGCAAAATCGTCAACGGACCTGAATATAAGCTGGCAGATCGATATGCGATGATCACTTCGCATTATGAATCCGGAAAGATAACGGCTTTTGATGTCAATGTATTTGCCATGCATTATTTCAACCGGATTATTTTTAAATATTCCAATGATAAGCTGTCTATATCCGAAATGACAACACCGTTGCGTATTGTCGCTTCTGTAAAAGATAAGAATATCGTAGCCGAACTGTGGAAAGACGATACATTGATTAAGAAAAGTCGGGGTATCACCATGCCGGAAGAGGGAAGTCGTAATTCGATCACTAGATTCTATGTCGATAATCAGCAAATCAAAAAATATATTATGGCTGTGGACACGCTAGATGAACAGATTGACGAAGAAGATTCGAATTCACTGGTAAGTAAACTGTTTTATCAATTTCCTGTAGAAAACAATACCGATCTGGAGAATGTTTTCAAACGGTTTTATAATAATTTCAATCAGGAGGATCTCAACAGGGTGTTTGAAATGAGTATAAATGAAAATTTCCCGATTAATGAGACCAATTATCTCGGAGATCTGCAGTATGACGAGAATGCAAAGGCTGTAATGGGACTTCGGATCATACAACAGCCTGATAACACAGTCCTTGTAGAAACAATAGTAAACGGGAAACTAAAAGCTACAAATAAGTTTAAATCCGTAGCTGCTCTCCTTGAGAATGACAGGGCAGAATTAAAAAAACTGGAGCACAAAATGTTAAATGAATACTAA
- a CDS encoding nuclear transport factor 2 family protein: MTHLYSKLILFVLAVALQINVSAQSKPYTPVSPELYNIILQMDSLLFDAVNTGNVEKESAFFMKDLEFYHDKGGLDNYDRTIEKFKIMASSNTSLRRVLVKESVEVYPVKDYGAIQTGEHRFCQLVNGTLVNCGTFKFMHIWKKTDEGWKISRVVSYDH, encoded by the coding sequence ATGACACATTTATATAGTAAACTGATACTGTTCGTACTGGCGGTAGCCTTACAGATCAATGTATCCGCTCAGTCAAAGCCTTATACTCCTGTATCGCCAGAACTGTATAATATTATTCTCCAAATGGATAGCCTGCTTTTCGATGCTGTAAATACCGGAAATGTAGAAAAGGAAAGTGCATTTTTTATGAAAGATCTGGAATTCTATCATGATAAAGGTGGCCTTGATAATTATGACAGAACGATTGAAAAATTTAAAATCATGGCCAGCAGCAACACGTCGTTACGAAGAGTACTCGTTAAAGAAAGCGTTGAGGTATACCCTGTTAAAGATTACGGAGCTATTCAAACGGGGGAGCACCGGTTTTGCCAGTTAGTAAACGGAACGTTGGTCAATTGCGGTACATTCAAATTTATGCATATCTGGAAGAAGACCGATGAGGGCTGGAAAATATCAAGGGTAGTTAGCTATGATCATTGA
- a CDS encoding cation diffusion facilitator family transporter, with product MTSEDKAIKTTYFSIAGNTALALLKWLAGFFGNSYALIADAIESTVDILSSFLVLLGLKYAKRPADENHPYGHGRVEPLITFIVVGFLIVSATIIAYESIQNIGTPHELPKPWTLAVLAGIIIWKEISFRIVIKKSKETGSSSLKADAWHHRSDAITSVAAFIGISIALTMGKGYESADDFAALFAAGFILYNCYHIFRPALGEIMDENVYEDIIEQVKENAILVEGVLGTEKCFVRKSGTTFHVDLHAIVEADIPVREGHRIAHKLKDFLRAKMPQLGHVLIHIEPNSY from the coding sequence ATGACAAGTGAAGATAAAGCAATAAAAACCACATATTTCAGTATAGCAGGTAATACCGCATTGGCGCTATTGAAATGGCTGGCAGGTTTTTTTGGTAATTCGTATGCCCTGATTGCAGATGCCATAGAGTCTACTGTAGACATCCTTTCTTCTTTTTTGGTGCTGCTGGGACTAAAATATGCCAAGAGGCCGGCTGACGAGAATCATCCTTACGGGCATGGTCGTGTAGAACCTCTGATCACGTTTATAGTAGTTGGATTTCTGATTGTTTCAGCAACCATCATTGCTTATGAAAGCATTCAAAATATCGGAACTCCTCATGAACTTCCCAAACCCTGGACGCTGGCTGTGTTAGCAGGTATTATTATCTGGAAAGAAATTTCTTTCCGTATCGTAATCAAAAAGAGTAAAGAAACCGGCAGCTCTTCACTCAAAGCGGATGCCTGGCATCACAGAAGTGATGCAATTACATCTGTAGCGGCTTTTATAGGCATCTCTATAGCCCTCACTATGGGCAAAGGGTATGAAAGTGCTGATGACTTTGCGGCTCTCTTCGCTGCCGGATTTATTCTCTACAATTGTTATCATATATTCAGACCTGCCCTTGGTGAAATAATGGATGAAAACGTTTATGAGGATATAATTGAGCAGGTTAAAGAGAATGCTATATTGGTCGAAGGTGTATTAGGAACAGAAAAGTGTTTTGTACGCAAGTCCGGAACAACCTTTCATGTAGATCTTCATGCTATCGTCGAGGCTGATATTCCAGTCAGAGAAGGGCATCGGATAGCTCATAAACTGAAAGATTTTCTAAGAGCAAAAATGCCTCAGCTGGGCCATGTACTTATACATATAGAACCGAACAGTTATTAA
- a CDS encoding Imm19 family immunity protein translates to MKLDLSNKDFCLFLMTEFPFGSNEEKETMLSDYIVENFQMPSESWFEELAGKTDESGQEVQPWNGYTWMYPINDNVTFYAEFHPNETIYFFNDTYLGNTGGHFHLSLLRWAELKSIVAKQDKDPSLLFFMLLPLTLGDISEQEDIRYEIALHLTKTSIKAEDLIMDDIANFLTSHVVAYQGFEYREGVGFVTQRNHSERNHMHSEEDLRTINDIIGLAVK, encoded by the coding sequence ATGAAATTAGATTTATCAAATAAAGATTTTTGTCTGTTCTTAATGACAGAGTTTCCTTTTGGGTCTAATGAAGAAAAAGAAACTATGCTTTCTGACTATATCGTTGAAAATTTTCAGATGCCTTCTGAAAGCTGGTTTGAGGAACTGGCGGGCAAAACAGATGAAAGTGGACAGGAAGTACAACCCTGGAATGGTTACACCTGGATGTATCCCATTAATGACAATGTGACTTTTTACGCTGAATTTCACCCAAATGAAACGATTTACTTTTTCAATGATACCTATCTGGGAAACACGGGAGGGCATTTTCACCTTTCTTTATTGCGCTGGGCCGAGTTGAAGTCAATTGTTGCAAAGCAAGATAAAGATCCTTCTTTATTGTTTTTTATGCTGCTTCCGCTCACTCTGGGTGATATTTCCGAACAGGAAGATATCAGATACGAGATTGCTCTTCATCTGACAAAGACATCAATAAAAGCTGAAGATCTTATAATGGATGATATTGCAAATTTTTTGACCAGTCATGTTGTTGCATATCAGGGTTTTGAATACAGGGAGGGCGTGGGGTTTGTTACGCAGCGGAATCATTCGGAAAGAAATCATATGCATAGTGAAGAAGATCTCAGGACAATAAATGATATCATAGGATTGGCAGTGAAATAA